One Polynucleobacter sp. SHI8 genomic window, TGGAATCAGTTCATGAATCCCAATTTCTCTAAAATTGAGACGCCTATTCGTCCTGAATATATTGTGGCTAGCATCAATGATGTAGCGCCAGATGATTTAATTTTATTATTAGATTCAGGAGTGCATCACAATTGGTTTATGCAGTTTTGGAAACCAAAAAGACCACAAAGTATGCTCAATAGTTGGGGCTATTCCTCTATGGGATTTGGTGTCTGTGGGGTGTTAGGTGCTCAGCTTGCTGCGCCAGAAAGAACCTGTATTGCTGTAGTTGGTGACGGTGGATTTATGATGGCACCCCATGTTGTCGCAACTGCGGTTGAATATAATCTGCCTTGTATTTGGGTCGTTTGGAATAATTTTGCTTGGTCAGCGATTCGGGATATTCAGTTAGGCATGTTTGAAGGACGTGAGATTGGCACGGCATTTTATAAAGGGACTCAGGGTCCTGGTGGCGAAAAATATAATCCTGATTTTGCGATGTGGGCGAAAGCTTGTGGAGCCGATGGTTACACGGTGACCAGAAGTGAAGATTTTCGGGGTGTTTTAGCGCAAGCCATTCAAAATAAAAGACCAACGGTGATTGATGTCCATGTCAGTGCTGATATCAAACCCCCATCAACAGGAACTTGGCAATTACCACCAATACCCTATAGAGAACCCGTCTTTGGTAAACCATGGCAACCCAACTAATGGAGTAATTGATGAAAAAAACAAAAACCCGTCAAGCAGTTATTCGTCATCTATCTGAAATACCTTGGATACAGTATCCAGGTCATTTTGATCGGGCTTTATCGAAAGAAATTGTTTCACCGAATACGACAGATAGTAAGATTTTTGATTATCGGATCTCCACCTATCAACCTGGAGCCTTTGTAGAAAGTCACGTTCATCAAGTACAAGAACAGATTTATCACTTTTTAAGTGGCGAAGGGATGTTAATACTGGATGATAAAAAATACATCATGGGTGAACATGATGTGGCTTATATTCCTCCTGGCGTTGTCCATGAGTTACACAACACGGGCTTAGAAAATTTGGTCTTTTTGGTGATAACAAGCCCCGTTAATGATAAGGAAAATTTTAAATAGTCAGTTTGTTTTATTGAGCTGCATATCCACCGTCAACCAATATATCTGAACCAGTTACAAATGCAGATGCATCACTGGCTAGATAGACTGCTGCGAGAGCGATTTCTTCGGGTTGCGCAAGTCTGCCTAATAAATGCATAGGGCCTAAAGCCTCTCTTGCCTTTTCCATCGTACCAAAACGGAGCGTCATCCGCTCCGTTTCAACAGCACCTGGAGAGATCGTATTGGTGCGAATTTGATCTGCAGCGTGATCAATTGCCATCGCGCGAGCTAAGTTAATAAGGCCACCTTTTATGGCGCAGTACACTGCACGATTTGCAGTACCAACTCTACCAAGTTGAGATGCAATATGAATAATTGATCCTGATTTTGCGGCAATCATGTGTGGAATGGTGGCCTTACTCATTAAAAAAGCACCCGTCAAATTGACAGAAATAGCCTTATTCCAATCAACTAGGGAATAGTCAGCAACACTACCACTAGGATCTTTTGCTGCGGCACCATTCATGAGGACATGAATCGAGTTTCCGTAGGCTTTGGCAACTGTTGCTACAGCAGCTTGCGTCGCTGGCTCATCACTCACATCTACATAAACTCCAATTGCTTGACCGCCCATATCAGTAATTTCAGCGGCGGTTCGCTTTGCATTTTCTTCAAGAAAGTCTAAACAGCCAACTTGAGCACCTGCTTGAGCAAAGGCGATGGAAATTGCACGACCAATCCCTTGACCAGCTCCAGTAACAATGGCAACTTTTCCTTTTAAGGAATATTTGTCGAGTATATTTTCCATGATTGTCCCCTATAGTTAATGACTACCTAGATATGCTTCTTTTATTTTTGGATCGTTGACGAGTTCACTACTTTTACCTGAAGTTAAGATTTTTCCAGTTTGTAAAACGTAAGCTCTAGCTGCTGTTGAAAGAGCATAGTGGGCATTTTGCTCAACGAGCAAAACACTGGTATTAGAAGCATTAATCTCACGAATCGTCCGAAAAATATCTTGCACAATAATTGGTGCTAAGCCCAGAGAAGGTTCATCTAAACAAAGCAATTTTGGTTCAGACATTAAGGCACGACAAATGACGAGCATTTGTTGTTCCCCGCCAGATAATGTGCCTGCATTTTGTTTTGAGCGTTCTTTTAAGCGAGGAAACATCGCATACATTTTTTCAATGAGAGAATTCATTTTTGCACGGTTGTTACGATGACAATAGCCACCCATTTCAAGATTTTCTAAAACAGTCAAGAAGGGAAATACGTGACGACCTTCAGGTACAAGAGCAATACCTAATTGGTTTCTTTGAAAGGATGGCATGTTAGTGACGTCAACTCCCTCAAAAAGAACTTTCCCTTTACGAGGATACATGGCACCTGCAATAGCTCGCATCGTAGTGGATTTTCCAGCACCATTAGAGCCAATGAGTGTCACAATTTCTTTTTCACTTACGGTAAAGCTAATACCACTACAAGCGGCGACATCACCATAAGCAATTTCTAGATCAATAGCTTCAAGAAGGATACTCATACTTGAACTCCATCGGCACCAAGATACGCCGCAATGACTTTGGGATTGGACTGAACTTCCGCAGGTTTACCATCGAATAAATATTCACCATGATCCATCACAAAGATTTCATCAGCAACGTTCATAACAAGCTTCATATTGTGCTCAACCAGAACGATTGTCATTCCTTGATTTTGTAGGTCTTTTAAACGACCCATTAAAAATTGCACCTCAGTATCATTCAGACCTGCAGCGGGTTCATCCAGCATAAATAATTTTGGACGGGTGGCTAGCGACCTTGCAATTTCAAGTAAACGTTGTGTGCCATAAGGAAGTGATCCAGCACGTTCATTGGCTTTGTCAGAAAGACCAAGAAACTCCAATAAGGCCATCGCTTCATTTTGACAATCGCTTCGATTTTTCTTAAAAGCACCAGCAGGAATTAGGTATTGCCATGCAGGTATTTGATGATGAATATGAAAACCGGCAATGACATTTTCTAGAACAGACAATTGTTTAAACAACCGAATTTTTTGAAACGTTCTTGCCATACCAAGATGCACACGTTGATGCAGTTTGAGAGACGTAACATCGGCTTGGTTGTAGGTAATTTTTCCGTGGGTTGGAAAATAGGTTCCGGACAAAAGATTGAGAGTGGTTGATTTGCCAGCACCATTAGGACCGATGATCGTTTGAATAGCATTTTGAGGTATTTTTAAAGTAATACCATCTACCGCCTTGACCCCGCCAAAATACTTACAAAGACCTTGAACTTCTAAAATAGGATTCGACATAGATTCAATATTTATTTGTTGGTTTTAATGAATTTTGCTTTTAAGGTTTGCATTGCTTGCAATATTCCTCCTGGCATAAATAACACGACCAATGTGAGTGAAATACCATAGACCAAAAGTCGTGCATCACCTATACCGCGGAGCAGTTCAGGCAAGAGTGTTAAAACAATTGCCCCGATGACTGGACCAATCATGGTCCCCAATCCACCAACAATGACCATGGCAAGATAAGTGAACGACTCTGAAACTACAAAGGCATCTGGTACAAGTGTGCCAACAAAGCTCGGGTAGAATGAGCCGGCTAGACCTGCAATCATGGCGCCAATTCCAAAGGAAAAGATTTTCCAAAGTTTGGTATTGATCCCCAAAGAAGCAGCTGAAATTTCATCTTCACGAATAGCTCGTAGCGTATCGCCGATGGGAGAACGTAATATGTTACCCCAAACAATATAGGTTAGAAGAGCCACAAATGAGATTAAATAAAATAAATTGACCTGATTGCTAAATTTAATTTCATTTCCCATAATATTCATTGGAGGAGGTGGCGGGATACCATAAATGCCTAATGGTCCAGAAGTCATCGTATCCCAATTTAAAAGGATTTGATGCAAAATAATAGCAAAAGCCATCGATGCAATAGCTAGGTAATGACCCTTTAAACGCGTTGCAAAAAAAGCTAATAAGACACCTACAATACCAGCCAAAAGAGAACTTGCTGCAACCGCAATCCAAAAACTAAACCCGGCCTTTTTAATCAGTAAAGTTGTTGCGTAAGCACCTACACCATAGAAACCTGAATGACCAAGATGGAGCTGGCCAGTGTATCCGAGGATCAGATTCAGCGAAATAGCCAACATAATGTTTAAAGCAATCGTAATCAGAATACTGCGCCAATAAGCTGAACCACCCAATACTATAGGTAAAGCAAGAATAATAAGGACCGTAAGACCGTAATAGACCCAACTTGGAATTTTTTTAGAGTTAGATAAGAGCTTAGACATTTTCTTCTTTCTTTTCTGCAATAAGACCCGTTGGTTTGACGAGTAACATCACGAGTAGGAGAGCAAATACGACTAGATCAATGACACCTGAGCCAAGATATTGAGTAGTAAATGCTTCAATGAGTCCTACGAGAAGTCCTGCAATAATCGTACCCGCCATATTGCCAAAGCCACCGATAATCACAATTGCAAAAGCTTTAACAATCACAGATGCACCAGCAAAAGGCGTGAGAACGAGAATTGGGCCTAACATCGCACCAGCCATGCCCGCCATCGCTGAAGCGATCACAATCGTTAGCATGATTAAAAATGTTTGATTAATACCCATCAGACCAGCAGTTTCGCGATCTTGTGAAATAGCTCTGAGAGCTTTTCCAGTAAAGGTATATTTCATAAAGAAATAAAGCGCAGCGATTGCACTTGAGGCGACAACAACCACTAATAAACTTTGTGTGGTGAAGAAGATTTTTCCAAAACGAATCGTTTCATCATAAGGACTATTAAATTGATAAGGAACCGGACCGAAAAGAACTAAAGCACCATTTTCTAAGAGTACAGAAACACCAATAGTTGCAATCAAGGGGCGAAGTTCATCTCCTCGATTTCGCAGAGGAGCAAAGATAGTTAAATTAACTAAATAACCTAATATTCCACCAGCAATAAAGGCAACAACAATACTTAATAAATAGCCTCCACCAAACCATTGAACAAAAAAGTAAGCAGCAAAACCACCGAGTGTGACAAAGTCTGCATGGGCAAAATTGATTTGATTCATGACCCCATAAATCAGGGTTAAACCAAGTGCAACCATGACGTATAAGCAGCCCATCACGATACCGTTGATTGCTTGTTGGGCAAACAAGTTCAAAAAATCAGACATAAAAATCCTAAATGTTGAAAACTAGTGTTGAAAAGTCCACTTCAAATGTAAAGTGGACTTTTTTTATCTACTAAACCTTAAGTTACCAATTAAGTGTTTTCCAACTTAAATCAGGGTTAGTTTCAACATAGTGGATTACGGATAAATTTTGATTTTGACCGGTTGGGCCAAAAGTAATTTTACCTGTAGTTACTTCAACATCTTTCATTTTTGTGAATTCGTTACGAATGCCTTCGGAATCTTTCGCGCCTCTTTTCACAGCTTCAGCGATGATTAAGATTTGATCATAGGCATGCGCATTAATATGTGTTGGAACAGTATCTGCACCATATTTAGCCTTGAAGTTTTTCACAAAGTTTTGCACGACTGGACGTGGATCATTTGGATCGAACTGTGAAATTCTTGTGTAACCAACAGAAGCTTTACCAGCTTTTTGATCAAAGCCCCAAGGTACCCAAATCGTTCCAATCATGACAGCTTTACCACCACCGCCTTTAGTAACACCTGCTTGAGCTAGAGCTTGGGCGAGCTTGATGGTTTGACCTTCAAGTGCAGACACCAACAGGACATCTACATTACCCATCGATGCGACACGAGTGGCAATCGAAGTAAAGTCACTTACATCATTAGCAAAGTCAATTTTACCTAACACCTTTCCACCATTGGCTACAAAGGTTTTCTCGAAGTTATCGGAAATATCGATTCCAGCATTTGTTTTTACGTTTAGAAGAATTGCATTTTTAGCATTCATTTTCTTTACTGCATTTGTTGCAAGACTATCTGTTTGTTGTTGAGCGCTTGGGAAAATTCGGAAAGCGTATTTAAAACCAGAGTCAGTAAATTTATTCGTTGCAGAGCCAGCGTTCAGTAATGGAACTTTTGCTTCTTCTAATACAGACATTGCAGCTAAAGTCGCATCTGAGCACTCTTCACCAATCACAACATGAGGCTTAAAAGTCTCAAGCATTCTTTTTGCCACATTGGTAGCAGCAAGTGGAGCACACTGAGAGTCACCATATTCAATGGCTAATTTATAGCCGTTGATACCGTTCTTATTGATTTCTTCAAGAGCTAGATCAGCACCTTGTTTTCCCATAACACCGAAGTAAGAGCCAGGTCCAGAAGCAGGTAATAAGGCTCCAACTCGAACCACTTTTTCTTGTGCATGGCTAGCAAAGGACATCGCAACAAATGCTGATCCTAAAATCAAACCATTCAAGTTGCGCAGTATGGCATTTTTTTGTGAAGGTACGCGTACAAAACTAAACATAGTGTCTCCAAGTTTTTTAATAAAATGTTGTAAAAGTACTTTAGTCGAAATAAATAGATTTAACAAGTAGGTGTAATATCCATATCCTACAGAAAAAAAATTGAGACAATGACAATATTGATCACTGGTGGTGCAGGATTTATAGGTTTGAACCTTATTGAGGAATTATCCTCGCTAGTGAAAACCCTAGTTATTTTTGGTCCCAGTGACTTGCCTTCAAAATTCCAGCAGGCTTTCTCTCAAAAAAATATAGCTTATGAATTTGTTCAGGGAAGAGTGGATCATGAGGATGATCTTCAAAAACTCTTTGATCAATATAAGATTTCAAAAATCATCCACGCCGCAGCCATTACCGCCGATCAAGATCGGGAACAACAACATACGAAGGAAATTTTAGAGACAAACTTGATGGGCTCCGTCAATATATTTGAATATGCCTTACGGTACTCTGTGGATCAAATGATTCAACTATCTTCAGGTTCGATTTTCGGAAATGTAGGTACTCATGATGAGGTAATTGATGAACTGACCAGCCCAGTCTTGCCTGAAACGGTTTATGGTATTAGTAAGTTAGCCGCAGAGCGGTTAGCTATAAGGTATCGTAAGACAAGGGGTTTGAACGTCACTACAGTCCGTTTAGGTCTTGGATATGGGCGTTGGGAGTACGATACAGGTCACCGAGATACCTTGAGTTTGCCTCTCCAGACTTACTGGAGTGCAGTTCGGGGCGAGAGTATTGTTCTTCATGAAAATGGCGGTTCGGACTATATCTATGGTACGGATATTGCAAAAGGTCTTGCTCTGATGTTGACAAAGGGGCATTCGCCAGAGCCGCTTTATCACCTCGCTACTGGAAAATCTTGGTCATTAGAGTTTTGGTTACAAAATTTGCAAAGACTTTATCCAGCATTTCAATATCGATTTACCAAGCATTTAGAGGAATGTACCATAGGGCAGAATGGACCATTACCTAGGTCACCTATGAGCATAAAACGTATAAAAAAAGATTTTTCATTTCAAGCAGAGTATTTAGGACTAAAGGCATTTGATGATTTTATTCTTCATCAAGAATTGCTTCGCGCCATTCATTGAAAGTCGATATTCAAAGCAATATTTATCAACTTAAATTATGATGACGTAGAATCTTAAGAAATTAAAAAAAATTAGATAGGAGACGATGTATGCCGTATGCAAAAACAGACGATGGCGTTAATTTATATTATGAAGAGGCTGGATCTGGCCAGACTTTGATTTTTGTCCATGAATTTGCGGGTGATTATCGCAGTTGGGAAAATCAAATGCGTCATTTTGCCCGTTATTTTAGATGCGTTACATATTCTGCTCGAGGCTATTTGCCATCTGACGTTCCAGAGGATACAAAAATGTATTCTCAAGAGAGAGCTGTAAAAGATATTGTTGCGATCATGGATCATTTGCAGGTTGAAAAAGCACATATTTGTGGCTTATCGATGGGTGGATTTGCCGCTTTGCATATGGGAATTTCTTATTCAAATCGACTACTTTCATTGGTCATTGCTGGTTGCGGCTATGGGGCTGAGCCTGCTAAAAAAGCAAATTTCCAAGCGGAATTGGAAGCTGCCGCCAACATGTTCCTTGAACTTGGTCCAGTTGATGGTGGAAAAAAATATACACTTGGGCCAACAAGAGTTCAATATCAAAACAAAGATCCACGTGGCTTTAATGAGTTTGTTGAGCAGATGCTTGAGCATCCTGCGATTGGTTCAGCGAATACCTTGAGGGGTGTACAAAAAATGCGCCCATCCCTATGGGAGTTGATAGATGGTATGAAGACTATCACTGTTCCAACCCTGGTTATTACAGGAGATGAGGATGACCCATGTCTTGAGCCTGCGTTATTGATGAAACGAAATATTCCAAGTGCATCGCTTGTGGTATTTCCAAAGGCGGGTCATACCAACAATATTGAAGATCCTGATTTGTTTAATCGTCATTTATCCGATTTTTATTTTACGATATTGGCTGGTCGTTGGACACTCCGTGATGGACGCTCATTAGGAACAGGTATTTTAGGTTTTAAATAATTTTTTAACGTTAAGAAGTGCTTAGAAAGGAAATACAATGGATTTGCAATTAAAAGGCAAGAAAGTTTTAGTTACAGGCGGTTCAAAAGGAATCGGTCTAGCAGTAGCAGCAGCTTTTGCCGCCGAAGGTGCTTTACCAATTATTACTTCACGTGATGCCAAAAATCTAGAGAATGGTAAAAACCATATCGAATCAACCTATAAGGTTGCTTGTCAAACAGTTGAATTAGATTTAGCTGCACCTAAATCTGCAGAGGCACTTTTTGAAAAAATTGGTAATGTAGATATTTTGATTAATAACGCTGGCGCTATTCCTGGTGGGACACTTGCTGATATCAATGAAGAAAAATGGCGTAATGCATGGGAACTTAAATTATTTGGTTATATTAATTTAACTCGTATTTACCTTGCTGCCATGGAAAAACAAGGCTCTGGCGTGATTGGTAACATTATTGGTATGGCCGGTGCAGCACCACGAGCAGAATATGTTTGCGGTGTAACAGCGAATGCTGCTTTGATGGCATTTACTCAAGCAGTTGGTGCTACAAGTCATAAGAATGGTATTCGTGTGTTTGGTATTAACCCATCACCAACACGCAGTGATCGTATGGAAAATATGATGAAGGCGAATGCGAAAAATAAATTAGGTGATGAAGCGCGTTGGACTGAACTCACGCAAAAATTACCATTTGGCAGAATGACAGAGCCAGATGAGATTGCTCACCTAACAGCATTTTGCGCATCACCACTCTGCGGTTATCTAAGTGGCTCAGTAATTAACGTTGACGGTGGTCAGATGTTTGCACCAGTATAAGCAATTAAGCTTGACCATATCCCCACTTTTTAGTGGGGATTTTTTTTAGCTCTTGCGCAGGCCAGAGTTAGCTGAGCGTTGTTCGCGGATGAGTTCAAAGCTATAGCGATATCGATCTTGTGGGTGGTGGCTTGTTGTAATTTGAAACGTTTGTTGATCTTTACCAATATAGGAACGCATCACCACTAATGAAGAATCTTGGTTGGTGATTTGTAAAGCAGAGAAATATTTTTTTGGAATGATTTCTGAATAGACCTCAACCTTAGCCCGTAGAATTGCTTCGTCAAACATTTCAACAATTTGCTCACTAATGGGAATCGTCAAATGTTTTTTATGTTTGATAACACCTGCATATTTGGGAAGGATGTAATAGGTGGTAAGGCATAAAGGAAGTGATGCATGATTTTGGAATCTTAGAGTTACTAAACGAAACCATTCCATATGTAACGGACAGTGAAGTTCCTTAGCGAGTTCTTGATCTGCCTTGACAAAGCCGGAATCTAAAATCTCTCGCGTCATTTGTCCTGGATAGTCTAAGAGTTCATTAACAGAGTTGACCGAGTGAGAAAGCACCACTTGTGGTTGACTGGCAACCACGGTCGATCCAGTTCGCGGTCGACGCATAATAAGACCTTCGTTGGACAAACTTGTGAGCGCTTGACGAAGAGTAGGGCGGCTGGCGTTGAAACTTGTAGATAATTCTTCTTCAGTCGGCAGGCGACTCCCTAAAGGATAGACTCCCTTTTGTATATCTTCTCGTAAGCGATGATAGATTTGTAAATGCAGGGGAAGTGCTTTTTCAACCATAAATAGAATTGTATTACTTGTTTTGATCGATTATAAATTTCTACCAAAACTTCCATCTACATGCGCGCCCTCTGCTTGACTTGCTAGACGAGCCTCCTCACCACTAAAAATCAATTCAATTTCAGTGCCATCAGGATCTTTAAAAAATAGTTGATATTGATCATTTTCAGGAACTCCAAATTCAACAAATTTAATCCCATGTCTATTTAAAGTTTCACGATAGTGATGAATATCTTTTGTCCAAAGAGCCAGATGATCAAAGGCATCAGTCTTTTTCGGTTGTGGGGTAGGGTTTCTGGAAGTGGAGATATGTACAATGGGTTGATCACCTAAATACATCCAGGCACCAACTCGACCGAATGGCGGGCGGTAACCATCCACTAAGCCTAAGATTTCAGCATAGAACTTACGAGATTTTTCTAAATCTTGAGTACTGACATTTACATGAGCAAATCCAAGTATTGGCATCCTATTTACCTCATTTAATTGAAACTTGGTCGGACAAAATGTAACTATTCATTTTTAATATATTACGCCTGTTTTTTTCTTGTACTAACAAATACCATTTTATCTTGATTAATTTATTTCTATATAAAACAATTGTTTACATATTTATAATGGAAGGTTAGGGTATGTCCTAATCATTTTTAATTGAATTGTATTGACAATTGGCTAACTAAAAAATACTATCAATCTATATTTACTAATTTACCTTACATGTAATTTTTCATGAACGCGCCAGAACCGATCATTCAATCAAGCTTATCTAAATCTGCCAAGTCATTTCAGGATGTTTCTTATGAGGAGGCTGTGCAGCGCGCGAAAGATCTCATTCCGTTACTAAGTGCTGAGCAGGATCAAACTGAAAATAGAACGTATTTAACTGATGCGGTCGTTAATGCCTTACATGAGAGTGGCTTATTTCGTTATCAACAGCCCAAGATGTGGGGTGGCATGGAGGTCGATTTTCGTGGTTTCATGGAGATACCGTATTTATTAGGGTTAGGGTGTCCATCAACTGGATGGGTATTTGCCAATATTGCCTCTCATAATCGCCAGTTAGCCCAGTGGCCGATTCAAGCCCAAGAAGATATTTGGGGTGAAAATCCAAATGCTTTAATAGCGTCAGGTGTGGCTTATTTTCAAGGGGCTGGTCAGCGGGTTGATGGCGGTATGTTGTTATCCGGAAATTGGGGATTTTCTTCAGGCGTAGATATCTGCGAGTGGAATATGCTCTCCTGCCAAGTGAAAGATGGCGATAAGACAGTCGATTGGTGTGTATGTTTAGTTCCGAGAAATGATTATGAAATTATTGATGACTGGCAGACCATGGGTATGCGTGGGACTGGTAGTCGGAGTGTGAAGTGTCAAGATATTTTTGTTCCAGCGCATCGCGTGTTATCCATGAATATTCATCATCCTGAACACGAGTTTCCTGGTTTTAAGATTCATCAAAATCCCATGTTTAAGGTACCAACAAGTTCTGTTGGAGGTAATGGAATAGCTGGCGCCATGATTGCAAATGCAAAGATGATGTTGGAGGAGACGACTAACTGGATAAAATCAAAAAGTACCAGTTATACAGGGGCAAAGATGTCAGCAATACCGACCCTACAAATGAAAATTGCCACAGCAGATGGCAAAATCGAAGCAGCCTATGAATGGTTAACAGCCAACACAATTGAGGCAGAAATTGCCTATAAAAATCATATTGAATTTGATACACCAACAAAATTACGTTATAAGCGTAATACGGCCATGGCGATGAAGATGGCGAATGAAGCAGTTGATATCATGCACGAATTATTAGGAGCAAATGGAATTTACGAAAAAAATAGTTTTGAGCGCCGTTTTCGAGATGCGCATGCTTCCGCTGGGCACGTAGTATTTAATCTAGATGCGCAGTTCATTCCTTTTGGGTTGGTTCATCTTGGTGGCGAGTTTAAAAGCCCCACAATGTAAAGCTTTCTAGACTCCTTCTGAGATAATTAAATGAGTTGGTTTATTTTATTCATGTTTTAGGAAGCTCATCTCATTCAAAGCCTATAGTGATTCAATTTCCAGATCGTCTTACTGAATTACAAACATTGATACAGAGTGCTAAGATCAAGCCCTTGGATTGTCTGCGCGATCAAATAAACCATATCAATCAGTTAAATCAACAATTTCCGGCGATTGTAGAAACTTTAGTAATCGATGAAACCTTGACTGGTCCATTACAAGGCATTGGGTTATTACATAAAGATTTATTTAATTTATCTGGAAGAACCCCTGGCTTTGGTCATTCGTTAGGGATGAAGAATCCCGAACAAGAAGACGCCCAAGTCATTGCGCAATTAAAACAAGCGGGCTGTGGAATTTTAGGAACTCTTGTTATGGCACCCTATGCCTGCGGCGCGACATCGCAAAACCCTTATTTTCCTAAATGTCGTAATCCTCTTAATGAACATTATGCAGTTGGAGGATCATCTAGTGGGTCGGCTATTGCTGTCGCCTCTAAAATGAGTTACGTATCCTTAGGTAGTGATACAGCTGGTTCTATCAGAATCCCTGCTGCAACTTGTGGTATCACCGGATTAAAAACCACTCAAGGGTTAATTAGTCTTCAAGGGGTAACTACTTTATCCGAATCTTTAGATACTGTTGGACTATTGGGCCGATATGCGAAGGATATTGAGCTGATTCTTGACGTAGCCATCAGTCATAGCCTAGAGCCGCTGGAAGCAATTAGTCATTTCAATTATTGGCTACCGAAAGACGTAATGGATCCTGACATTGCCTCTCATGTAATGTCTTTTTTATCTCGAGTTGAGCATACAGATGCAATTGATATCGAGGGGTTTTCTCAAATAAAACAAGCTGCAGATATTGTTATGGCTTACGAAATAAATCGTAATTATGCAAAAATAATTGAATCACCCGATGCTCCTAAGGGTTTAAAAGCCGTTGGAAAGTTGGCATCCCAAATCAATCAAAAAGATTACGAAAACTGTATTGAGATAAAAGCACAATTGACAAGTCACTTTATCGATCGTTATTTAAGTAATGGATCCTTTTTAATTGTGCCGTGTATGACGGGGTCTATTCCCTTATGGCAGGAAGTAGAAATTGGTCATCCGGAATTTTCTAGAAAAGCTTATTTGAGTTTGTTTCATATGATGGGCTGGGTCAATTATTTAGGATTGCCTGCAATTAGCTTTCCTATCGGCAATGATGATCAGGAACATCCGATCAGTATTCAGGTTATTGGCAGACCTTTTACGGAAAAATCCTTATTAAACTTTGCTCACGAAATGGAGAATCAACTATTTGGTGGTTCTTGCTACATAGACAGTAAGTTATATAGTTGAATTCAAGTGTAAAACCGATTTTCTTGGAAGACTCTTCACTCAGCATCTAAGTCAGTCGAGGAGTAAATCA contains:
- a CDS encoding SDR family oxidoreductase, which produces MENILDKYSLKGKVAIVTGAGQGIGRAISIAFAQAGAQVGCLDFLEENAKRTAAEITDMGGQAIGVYVDVSDEPATQAAVATVAKAYGNSIHVLMNGAAAKDPSGSVADYSLVDWNKAISVNLTGAFLMSKATIPHMIAAKSGSIIHIASQLGRVGTANRAVYCAIKGGLINLARAMAIDHAADQIRTNTISPGAVETERMTLRFGTMEKAREALGPMHLLGRLAQPEEIALAAVYLASDASAFVTGSDILVDGGYAAQ
- a CDS encoding branched-chain amino acid ABC transporter permease, which gives rise to MSKLLSNSKKIPSWVYYGLTVLIILALPIVLGGSAYWRSILITIALNIMLAISLNLILGYTGQLHLGHSGFYGVGAYATTLLIKKAGFSFWIAVAASSLLAGIVGVLLAFFATRLKGHYLAIASMAFAIILHQILLNWDTMTSGPLGIYGIPPPPPMNIMGNEIKFSNQVNLFYLISFVALLTYIVWGNILRSPIGDTLRAIREDEISAASLGINTKLWKIFSFGIGAMIAGLAGSFYPSFVGTLVPDAFVVSESFTYLAMVIVGGLGTMIGPVIGAIVLTLLPELLRGIGDARLLVYGISLTLVVLFMPGGILQAMQTLKAKFIKTNK
- a CDS encoding ABC transporter ATP-binding protein, coding for MSNPILEVQGLCKYFGGVKAVDGITLKIPQNAIQTIIGPNGAGKSTTLNLLSGTYFPTHGKITYNQADVTSLKLHQRVHLGMARTFQKIRLFKQLSVLENVIAGFHIHHQIPAWQYLIPAGAFKKNRSDCQNEAMALLEFLGLSDKANERAGSLPYGTQRLLEIARSLATRPKLFMLDEPAAGLNDTEVQFLMGRLKDLQNQGMTIVLVEHNMKLVMNVADEIFVMDHGEYLFDGKPAEVQSNPKVIAAYLGADGVQV
- a CDS encoding cupin domain-containing protein; the encoded protein is MKKTKTRQAVIRHLSEIPWIQYPGHFDRALSKEIVSPNTTDSKIFDYRISTYQPGAFVESHVHQVQEQIYHFLSGEGMLILDDKKYIMGEHDVAYIPPGVVHELHNTGLENLVFLVITSPVNDKENFK
- a CDS encoding branched-chain amino acid ABC transporter permease — its product is MSDFLNLFAQQAINGIVMGCLYVMVALGLTLIYGVMNQINFAHADFVTLGGFAAYFFVQWFGGGYLLSIVVAFIAGGILGYLVNLTIFAPLRNRGDELRPLIATIGVSVLLENGALVLFGPVPYQFNSPYDETIRFGKIFFTTQSLLVVVVASSAIAALYFFMKYTFTGKALRAISQDRETAGLMGINQTFLIMLTIVIASAMAGMAGAMLGPILVLTPFAGASVIVKAFAIVIIGGFGNMAGTIIAGLLVGLIEAFTTQYLGSGVIDLVVFALLLVMLLVKPTGLIAEKKEENV
- a CDS encoding ABC transporter substrate-binding protein — translated: MFSFVRVPSQKNAILRNLNGLILGSAFVAMSFASHAQEKVVRVGALLPASGPGSYFGVMGKQGADLALEEINKNGINGYKLAIEYGDSQCAPLAATNVAKRMLETFKPHVVIGEECSDATLAAMSVLEEAKVPLLNAGSATNKFTDSGFKYAFRIFPSAQQQTDSLATNAVKKMNAKNAILLNVKTNAGIDISDNFEKTFVANGGKVLGKIDFANDVSDFTSIATRVASMGNVDVLLVSALEGQTIKLAQALAQAGVTKGGGGKAVMIGTIWVPWGFDQKAGKASVGYTRISQFDPNDPRPVVQNFVKNFKAKYGADTVPTHINAHAYDQILIIAEAVKRGAKDSEGIRNEFTKMKDVEVTTGKITFGPTGQNQNLSVIHYVETNPDLSWKTLNW
- a CDS encoding ABC transporter ATP-binding protein, giving the protein MSILLEAIDLEIAYGDVAACSGISFTVSEKEIVTLIGSNGAGKSTTMRAIAGAMYPRKGKVLFEGVDVTNMPSFQRNQLGIALVPEGRHVFPFLTVLENLEMGGYCHRNNRAKMNSLIEKMYAMFPRLKERSKQNAGTLSGGEQQMLVICRALMSEPKLLCLDEPSLGLAPIIVQDIFRTIREINASNTSVLLVEQNAHYALSTAARAYVLQTGKILTSGKSSELVNDPKIKEAYLGSH